The Flammeovirgaceae bacterium genome contains a region encoding:
- the crtI gene encoding phytoene desaturase, with product MTKVAVIGSGFSGLSAACHLAKAGFEVTVFEKNSTPGGRARKFEAQGFTFDMGPSWYWMPDVFEKFFAAFGKSPSDYYQLERLDPSYRIYYSADDQLDIPAGISALCAMFERLEPGSSKNLLKFLDEGKFKYEIGINKLVYKPGRSLLELADPQVMTGVFRLHVFQSISTYIRKYFKEKKLIQLLEFPVLFLGATPQNTPALYSLMNYADMALGTWYPKGGMHKIIEGMVQLATELGVTFEFNSAVQQLELNAIKAKGVIVNGHFRAFDYIVAGADYHHVEQTLLPENFRRYTPTYWNSRTLAPSSLIFYLGIGKKLEGLLHHTLFFDEDFGKHAEEIYENPQWPTRPQFYISCTSITDPDAAPAGCENLMILIPVAPGLSDTDEIREKYFHMVIERLEKLTGQSIKENIIYKRSYAHNDFTADYNAFKGNAYGLANTLRQTANLKPAIHNKKVNNLFYTGQLTVPGPGVPPSIISGHVVAGEVIKRSKRSN from the coding sequence ATGACTAAAGTTGCTGTAATCGGTTCCGGTTTTTCGGGTTTATCAGCCGCCTGCCACCTGGCAAAAGCAGGCTTTGAGGTAACCGTGTTTGAAAAAAACAGCACACCGGGTGGCCGTGCCCGGAAATTTGAAGCCCAGGGCTTTACCTTTGATATGGGACCCAGCTGGTACTGGATGCCCGATGTGTTTGAAAAATTTTTTGCAGCATTCGGTAAATCGCCTTCCGATTATTATCAGCTCGAAAGGTTGGATCCCTCCTATCGGATTTATTATTCAGCCGATGACCAACTGGATATTCCCGCGGGAATCAGTGCCCTGTGCGCCATGTTCGAACGGCTGGAGCCCGGAAGCAGTAAAAACCTGCTGAAGTTCCTGGATGAAGGTAAATTCAAATACGAAATCGGCATTAATAAACTGGTTTATAAACCGGGGCGGTCGCTATTGGAACTGGCCGATCCACAAGTAATGACCGGGGTATTCAGGCTTCATGTATTCCAATCCATTTCAACCTACATACGGAAATACTTTAAAGAAAAGAAACTTATTCAACTGCTCGAATTTCCGGTTTTGTTTCTGGGGGCCACGCCACAAAACACCCCGGCCCTCTATAGCCTGATGAACTATGCCGACATGGCCCTGGGTACCTGGTACCCGAAAGGCGGCATGCATAAAATCATCGAAGGAATGGTACAACTGGCCACCGAATTGGGCGTAACCTTTGAGTTTAACAGCGCAGTACAGCAACTTGAACTGAATGCTATTAAAGCAAAAGGTGTAATTGTTAACGGGCACTTCAGGGCGTTCGACTACATCGTAGCCGGGGCCGATTATCACCACGTGGAACAAACCCTGCTGCCGGAAAATTTCAGACGGTACACACCAACGTACTGGAACAGCCGGACCCTGGCGCCTTCCAGCCTGATTTTTTACCTGGGCATCGGCAAAAAACTGGAGGGCCTGCTGCACCACACCTTATTCTTTGATGAGGATTTTGGAAAACATGCGGAAGAAATTTACGAAAACCCGCAATGGCCAACCCGTCCTCAGTTTTACATCAGTTGTACTTCCATAACCGATCCGGACGCAGCGCCTGCCGGATGTGAAAACCTGATGATTCTGATTCCGGTTGCCCCGGGCTTATCCGATACGGATGAAATCCGGGAAAAGTACTTCCACATGGTTATTGAACGACTGGAAAAACTTACCGGGCAATCCATTAAAGAAAACATCATTTACAAACGCAGTTATGCCCACAACGATTTTACGGCCGATTACAATGCGTTTAAAGGAAATGCCTACGGACTGGCCAATACGCTGCGGCAAACGGCCAACCTGAAGCCGGCTATTCATAACAAAAAGGTGAACAATTTGTTTTATACAGGACAGCTAACGGTGCCGGGACCGGGCGTACCGCCCAGCATCATCAGCGGCCACGTTGTTGCCGGTGAAGTCATTAAACGATCAAAACGTAGTAACTAA
- the tnpA gene encoding IS200/IS605 family transposase yields MPGTFSQIYIQVVFAVQNRDCLIHASWEEELYKYISGIVKNKDQKMLTINGMPDHIHFLIGMRPSCCLSDLVREVKKSSTEFIKEKKLSKFKFNWQEGYGAFSYSHSQIDSVIKYIMNQKEHHKKQTFRDEYLDFLRKFEIDFKDEYLFKWIEE; encoded by the coding sequence ATGCCCGGAACTTTTTCGCAAATCTATATTCAGGTTGTCTTTGCTGTTCAGAACAGGGATTGTCTGATTCATGCATCCTGGGAAGAAGAGTTGTATAAATATATTTCCGGAATCGTTAAAAATAAAGACCAAAAAATGCTTACCATAAATGGTATGCCCGACCATATACATTTTTTAATTGGCATGAGGCCATCTTGTTGTTTATCGGATTTGGTAAGAGAAGTAAAGAAATCCTCAACCGAGTTTATCAAGGAAAAGAAGCTATCAAAATTCAAATTTAATTGGCAGGAAGGTTATGGTGCATTTTCATATAGTCATTCACAAATTGATTCAGTGATTAAGTACATCATGAATCAAAAGGAGCATCATAAGAAGCAAACATTCAGAGATGAGTATCTGGATTTTTTAAGAAAGTTTGAAATAGACTTTAAAGATGAATATTTATTCAAATGGATAGAAGAATAA
- a CDS encoding DEAD/DEAH box helicase family protein, translating to MKNEKLTRKEIIDNRLKQAGWNVTDRTQVIEEFDIQLTVVEEPTTPYAGHQYSDYVLLGKDGKPLAVVEAKKTSVDAALGREQAKQYCYNIQSTQGVDLPFCFYTNGHDIYFWDLDNYPPKKVYGFPTRDDLERYAYIRKARKQLAGELINTKIAGRNYQIASIRAVMEAVEKRKRKFLLVMATGTGKTRTCIALVDALMRAGWAERVLFLVDRIALRDQTLEAFKEHLPNEPRWPKQGEKEIATDRRIYVSTYPTMLNVIRNEEKSLSPHFFDMIVVDESHRSIYNTYQEILDYFNTITLGLTATPTDVIDHNTFQLFECEDGVPTFAYSYDEAVNHIPPFLSNFQVMKIKTKFQDEGINKRTITLEDQQKLMLEGKEIEEINYEGTEIEKKVINRGTNALIVREFMEECIKDANGVLPGKTIFFCISKAHAKRVEEIFDSLYPEYKGELAKVLVSEDPRVYGKGGLLDQFVSNDMPRIAVSVDMLDTGIDVRELVNLVFAKPVYSYTKFWQMIGRGTRLLEPEKIKPWCTQKDNFLILDCWDNFEYFKLNPRGKELKAQIPLPVRLFGVRLEKIEEARTQSNTEIVSKEVQKIRKQVEALPKNSVVIMEAKHELQRLEDENFWNNLTADKMEFLEAVVKPLLRTVSDVDFKAMRFEKDIVEVSLAHLAGETEKFETLKESIIEEIGELPLSINIVAREQELIRQAQNNHYWATINEDKFEELIQKLSPLMKFREAVIPLAPAKFNLKDIVAEKEFVEFGPQHEALSVAKYRELVEKKINELVSSSPILQKLKQGQEITTEEAEQLAEELHNEHPHITIDLLRKVYNHRKAALVQFIKHILGIEQLETFAETVTKAFDDFIAKHSYLTSRQLQFLDLLKNFVLEKGDVSKRNLIESPFTMLHPEGIRGIFNQKEIDEILSLTEQVLAA from the coding sequence GTGAAGAACGAAAAACTGACAAGGAAAGAAATCATTGACAACCGCTTAAAACAAGCGGGCTGGAATGTGACTGACCGAACTCAGGTAATTGAGGAATTTGATATTCAGTTGACTGTTGTTGAAGAACCGACAACGCCATACGCTGGACACCAATACAGCGACTATGTTTTATTAGGTAAGGACGGCAAACCTCTTGCCGTTGTCGAAGCCAAAAAGACTTCGGTGGACGCTGCACTTGGACGAGAACAAGCCAAACAATATTGCTACAACATTCAATCAACACAGGGCGTTGACTTGCCTTTCTGCTTTTATACTAACGGACACGACATTTACTTTTGGGACTTAGACAATTATCCGCCAAAGAAAGTCTATGGTTTTCCGACACGGGACGACCTTGAACGTTACGCATACATCCGCAAGGCGAGAAAACAATTAGCAGGAGAACTCATCAATACCAAAATTGCAGGACGGAATTATCAAATTGCTTCTATCCGTGCCGTAATGGAAGCCGTTGAAAAAAGGAAACGCAAATTCTTATTGGTAATGGCGACAGGCACGGGCAAGACAAGAACTTGCATAGCCTTAGTTGACGCATTGATGAGAGCAGGTTGGGCAGAAAGAGTTTTATTCCTTGTTGACAGAATTGCATTGCGTGACCAAACACTGGAAGCATTCAAAGAGCATTTGCCCAACGAACCACGCTGGCCAAAACAAGGCGAGAAAGAAATTGCGACCGACAGACGAATTTATGTTTCAACTTATCCGACTATGTTGAATGTAATTCGCAATGAAGAAAAATCATTGAGTCCGCATTTCTTTGACATGATTGTGGTGGACGAAAGCCACCGAAGCATTTACAACACCTATCAGGAAATTCTTGATTACTTCAATACCATTACGCTTGGCTTGACAGCCACACCAACGGATGTAATTGACCACAACACGTTTCAGTTGTTTGAGTGCGAAGATGGCGTTCCGACTTTTGCTTATTCCTATGATGAAGCGGTAAATCACATACCGCCATTCCTGAGCAATTTTCAGGTAATGAAAATCAAAACCAAGTTTCAGGACGAAGGCATAAATAAGCGGACAATTACTTTGGAAGACCAACAGAAACTCATGTTGGAAGGAAAGGAAATTGAAGAAATCAATTATGAAGGAACAGAGATTGAAAAGAAGGTAATCAACCGTGGCACAAATGCCTTGATTGTTCGTGAATTCATGGAAGAATGTATCAAAGATGCCAACGGAGTGTTGCCGGGGAAAACAATTTTCTTTTGCATCAGTAAAGCCCATGCAAAACGGGTGGAAGAAATTTTTGATTCGCTTTATCCTGAATACAAAGGTGAATTAGCCAAAGTATTGGTAAGCGAAGACCCACGGGTTTATGGCAAAGGCGGTTTGCTTGACCAGTTTGTGAGCAACGACATGCCCCGCATTGCCGTTAGTGTGGATATGCTCGACACGGGTATTGATGTTCGTGAATTGGTGAATTTGGTTTTCGCAAAACCTGTTTACAGCTACACCAAATTTTGGCAGATGATAGGCAGAGGAACCCGTTTGCTTGAACCTGAAAAAATAAAACCTTGGTGCACCCAAAAAGACAATTTCCTGATTCTTGACTGTTGGGACAACTTTGAATATTTCAAACTGAATCCGAGAGGCAAAGAACTGAAAGCACAAATTCCATTGCCTGTTCGTTTGTTTGGTGTGCGATTGGAAAAGATTGAAGAAGCCCGAACGCAAAGCAATACAGAAATTGTAAGCAAAGAAGTTCAGAAAATCAGAAAGCAAGTTGAAGCACTTCCGAAAAATTCGGTAGTGATTATGGAAGCCAAACACGAACTGCAACGCCTGGAAGATGAAAACTTCTGGAACAACCTGACTGCTGACAAAATGGAATTCTTGGAAGCCGTTGTAAAACCATTGCTTCGCACGGTTTCGGATGTGGATTTCAAAGCCATGCGGTTTGAAAAAGACATTGTGGAAGTTTCTTTGGCTCATTTGGCTGGTGAAACCGAAAAATTTGAAACACTAAAAGAAAGCATCATTGAAGAAATTGGCGAACTGCCTTTGAGCATCAACATTGTGGCAAGAGAGCAAGAATTAATTCGGCAGGCACAAAACAATCATTATTGGGCAACCATCAATGAGGATAAGTTTGAAGAACTGATTCAGAAGCTTTCGCCTTTGATGAAATTCCGTGAAGCAGTTATTCCGTTAGCTCCTGCCAAATTCAATCTGAAAGACATAGTTGCCGAAAAAGAATTTGTAGAGTTTGGTCCGCAACACGAAGCATTGAGTGTAGCCAAATACCGTGAACTGGTGGAAAAGAAAATCAACGAACTGGTTTCAAGCAGTCCGATTTTGCAAAAACTAAAACAAGGACAGGAAATCACAACAGAAGAAGCCGAACAGTTAGCCGAAGAACTGCACAACGAACATCCGCACATTACCATTGATTTGCTTCGCAAGGTTTACAACCACCGCAAAGCGGCATTGGTGCAATTCATCAAACACATTTTGGGTATTGAACAATTGGAAACCTTTGCCGAAACCGTGACCAAAGCATTTGATGATTTTATTGCCAAACACAGTTACCTCACCAGCCGTCAACTTCAATTTTTGGACTTGCTCAAGAATTTTGTGTTGGAAAAAGGTGATGTGAGCAAACGCAACCTGATTGAATCTCCTTTTACCATGCTTCACCCCGAAGGCATCAGAGGAATTTTCAATCAAAAAGAGATTGACGAAATTTTAAGTTTAACCGAACAAGTATTAGCAGCATGA
- a CDS encoding RNA polymerase sigma factor, translating to MSALEFDYQIAGLRSTLKAFTRRFTSNREESNDLVQDTILKALTYRNKFREDTNLKGWLFTIMRNTFINNYRKNQRAKTSHDDTRELYYLNVEDTHTFNSPGSRFEYKDIWNHINQLREELLVPFKMHTSGYKYHEIAEHLGIPIGTVKNRIFHARKEIQSRLAGY from the coding sequence ATGTCAGCACTGGAATTTGACTACCAGATAGCCGGATTAAGGAGTACCCTCAAGGCATTTACCCGCAGGTTTACCTCCAACCGCGAAGAATCAAACGACCTGGTTCAGGACACTATCCTGAAAGCCCTTACCTACCGGAATAAGTTCAGAGAAGATACCAACCTGAAAGGCTGGCTGTTTACTATTATGCGCAACACGTTTATCAATAATTACCGCAAAAACCAGCGCGCCAAAACCTCGCATGACGACACCAGGGAATTATATTATCTGAATGTTGAAGACACACATACATTTAACAGCCCGGGATCACGCTTTGAATACAAAGACATCTGGAACCACATAAACCAGTTGCGCGAAGAATTGCTGGTGCCTTTTAAAATGCACACCAGCGGTTACAAGTACCACGAAATTGCCGAACACCTGGGCATACCCATCGGCACCGTGAAGAACCGCATCTTCCACGCACGTAAGGAAATTCAAAGCCGGTTGGCGGGATATTGA
- a CDS encoding MerR family transcriptional regulator: MGQYSIKELEKLSGIKAHTIRIWEKRHHIVEPQRTGTNIRLYSDDDLKRIINVALLNNHGIRISQIARMTREQISNKIKELSDQKSANEIFIDQLVVAMVDMDEEKFNEIATALVKRYGFERTIIETIYPFLEKIGVLWQAGTVNPAQEHFISNLIRQQLITAGASLPVPPKSARKAILFLPEGEFHEFGLLFFNYIARSKGIYTYYLGQSVPFADLKAVYEIHKPQFIITSFVSTPSATEVKSYVEKMSREFADATIIASGNNLRNTAFIVPRNFKVIYKSTELAGVLESA; encoded by the coding sequence ATGGGTCAGTACTCTATTAAAGAACTCGAAAAATTGTCGGGCATAAAAGCCCATACTATCCGCATCTGGGAAAAGCGGCACCATATTGTTGAGCCCCAGCGTACAGGCACCAATATCAGGTTGTATTCGGATGACGACCTGAAGCGCATCATCAACGTGGCCTTGCTCAATAATCATGGCATCCGCATCTCGCAGATTGCCCGGATGACGCGCGAACAAATCAGCAATAAGATAAAGGAACTCAGCGATCAGAAATCAGCCAACGAAATCTTCATTGATCAACTGGTGGTGGCCATGGTGGATATGGATGAGGAGAAGTTCAATGAAATCGCAACAGCACTCGTTAAGCGCTATGGATTTGAGCGAACCATTATTGAAACCATCTACCCCTTTCTTGAAAAAATCGGGGTGCTGTGGCAGGCCGGAACGGTAAACCCTGCACAAGAACATTTTATTTCCAACCTTATCCGCCAGCAATTGATTACGGCCGGAGCATCGCTGCCTGTACCACCAAAAAGTGCGCGCAAGGCCATACTTTTTCTGCCGGAAGGCGAGTTCCATGAATTCGGATTACTCTTCTTTAATTATATCGCCCGAAGCAAAGGTATTTACACGTACTACCTGGGGCAGTCGGTACCTTTTGCCGATTTGAAGGCGGTCTATGAAATCCACAAACCGCAATTCATTATCACTTCATTTGTGTCAACCCCTTCAGCCACCGAAGTTAAATCGTACGTAGAAAAAATGTCGCGCGAATTTGCCGATGCCACCATTATTGCATCGGGTAACAACCTGCGCAACACGGCCTTTATTGTACCCCGTAATTTTAAGGTTATCTATAAGTCAACGGAACTGGCCGGTGTACTCGAATCGGCCTGA
- a CDS encoding ligase-associated DNA damage response DEXH box helicase: MDQATLISKAEAWFQVKGWKPFPFQYEAWQAYLAGHSGLVNAPTGSGKTYSLVVPILLEFIRKHGCSKKGNGLRAIWITPIRALAKEIELSATRAIAGLGLHWQVGVRSGDTSVKERERQKTKPPEFLIITPESLHLLLTQKGYADFFKNLKVVVADEWHELMGSKRGVQVELALSRLKALVPQLKVWGISATIGNMEQAVEMLLGKDHTSLSPHKGGELSSSPLKGGQRGVFIKGSISKKIEVVSILPDSVETMPWAGHLGIQLLDKVVEIVKQSTSTLIFTNTRSFAEIWYQKMLDKAPELSGLVAMHHGSISKEMRHWVEDQLYEGNLKAVVCTSSLDLGVDFSPVETVIQVGSPKGVARFLQRAGRSGHQPGAVSRIYFVPTHSLELTEAAALREAMRKGIMEERIPYIRSFDVLMQYLVTLAVSDGFYPDEILKEIRTTFSYNSITDDEWAWILNFITTGGDSLQAYDEYRKVIIDHDGRYRIESRYIAQRHRLSIGTIVSDPSLNVKLLSGKYLGTIEEYFISRLNAGDTFWFAGQVLELVRIKDMDAQVRKSKRKSGLVPSWQGGRMPLSSQLSERIRYKLDEVVKGNESDSELKFLNPLFALQQQRSHLPGKSEFLIEYIETGEGYHVLMYPFEGRFVHEGMAALVAYRIARIKPITFSIAMNDYGFELLSDQPIPIEEAIETNLLGAEHLMKDIQASINATEMARRKFREIAAIAGLVFKGYPGKPVKDRHLQSTAQLFFDVFHEYEAHNLLFRQAYEEVMDFQLEEARLRSALERISHQKIIITRPHKPTPFAFPIMVDRLREKLTTEQLKDRIAKMTVRYDE, from the coding sequence ATGGATCAAGCCACGCTGATAAGCAAAGCCGAAGCCTGGTTTCAGGTTAAAGGCTGGAAGCCCTTTCCGTTTCAGTATGAAGCCTGGCAGGCTTACCTGGCCGGGCACAGCGGACTGGTTAATGCCCCTACCGGCAGCGGAAAAACTTATTCGCTGGTGGTGCCTATTCTGCTTGAATTTATCCGCAAGCATGGCTGTAGCAAGAAAGGTAATGGCTTACGGGCCATCTGGATTACACCTATCCGTGCCCTGGCAAAGGAAATAGAGCTTTCAGCTACCCGGGCCATTGCGGGTTTAGGTTTACACTGGCAAGTTGGCGTTCGTTCAGGAGACACTTCTGTTAAAGAACGCGAGCGTCAGAAAACAAAGCCTCCCGAGTTTCTCATTATTACGCCTGAGAGTTTGCATTTACTGCTTACTCAAAAAGGCTACGCTGATTTTTTTAAAAACCTGAAGGTGGTGGTGGCCGATGAATGGCATGAGCTGATGGGTTCAAAGCGGGGCGTGCAGGTTGAACTGGCCTTATCGCGGTTGAAAGCGCTTGTTCCGCAACTGAAGGTGTGGGGAATATCAGCCACCATTGGAAATATGGAGCAGGCAGTGGAGATGTTATTAGGGAAAGACCACACCTCCCTTTCTCCCCACAAGGGAGGTGAGTTGTCCTCTTCCCCCCTCAAGGGGGGACAGAGGGGGGTGTTTATCAAAGGAAGCATCTCTAAAAAAATTGAAGTCGTCTCCATCCTTCCCGACTCGGTGGAGACGATGCCGTGGGCCGGGCACCTGGGTATTCAGTTGCTTGATAAGGTGGTGGAGATTGTAAAACAAAGTACCAGCACGCTCATCTTTACCAACACGCGCTCCTTCGCTGAAATCTGGTACCAGAAAATGCTCGATAAGGCACCCGAACTTTCAGGGCTGGTGGCCATGCACCACGGTTCCATCAGCAAAGAGATGCGGCACTGGGTAGAAGACCAACTCTACGAAGGAAACCTGAAAGCGGTGGTGTGCACGTCAAGCCTTGATCTCGGTGTTGATTTCAGTCCGGTGGAAACAGTCATCCAGGTGGGAAGTCCGAAAGGTGTTGCCCGTTTTCTTCAGCGGGCCGGCCGCAGCGGTCACCAGCCCGGTGCCGTCAGCCGCATTTATTTTGTGCCAACGCACTCACTCGAGTTAACCGAAGCGGCTGCACTGCGCGAAGCCATGCGTAAAGGAATTATGGAAGAACGGATTCCCTACATCCGCTCGTTCGATGTGCTGATGCAGTATCTGGTTACGCTGGCCGTATCAGACGGGTTTTATCCGGATGAGATTTTGAAAGAAATAAGAACCACGTTCAGCTATAACTCCATAACCGATGACGAGTGGGCGTGGATCTTAAATTTTATAACCACCGGAGGTGACTCATTACAGGCTTATGATGAATACCGGAAGGTGATAATTGACCATGACGGACGCTACCGTATTGAGAGCCGGTACATTGCGCAGCGCCATCGGCTGTCTATCGGTACCATTGTAAGTGATCCTTCGCTGAATGTAAAATTGCTTTCCGGAAAGTACCTCGGCACCATTGAAGAATATTTTATCTCGCGTCTGAATGCAGGCGATACATTTTGGTTTGCCGGCCAGGTGCTGGAACTGGTGCGCATTAAAGACATGGACGCCCAGGTGCGGAAGAGCAAACGAAAATCCGGACTGGTGCCCTCGTGGCAGGGCGGAAGGATGCCCTTGTCATCGCAGCTCAGCGAACGGATACGCTACAAACTTGATGAAGTAGTGAAAGGAAATGAAAGCGATAGTGAACTGAAATTTTTAAACCCCCTGTTTGCTTTACAGCAACAACGGTCGCACCTGCCTGGTAAAAGCGAATTTCTGATTGAGTACATTGAAACCGGAGAGGGGTACCATGTGCTGATGTACCCGTTTGAAGGGCGCTTTGTACACGAAGGCATGGCCGCCCTGGTGGCGTATCGTATTGCACGTATAAAACCCATTACCTTTTCCATTGCCATGAACGACTATGGTTTTGAATTGCTCAGCGACCAGCCGATACCGATAGAAGAGGCTATTGAAACAAACCTGCTGGGTGCAGAGCATTTGATGAAAGACATACAGGCCAGCATTAACGCTACCGAAATGGCCCGCAGGAAGTTCAGGGAAATTGCCGCCATTGCCGGGCTGGTGTTTAAAGGCTACCCGGGCAAGCCGGTGAAGGACCGCCACCTGCAATCGACCGCGCAGTTATTTTTTGATGTGTTTCATGAATACGAGGCGCACAACCTGTTGTTCAGGCAGGCCTATGAGGAGGTAATGGATTTTCAGTTGGAAGAGGCGCGGCTGCGCAGCGCGCTGGAGCGGATAAGCCACCAGAAGATAATCATTACCCGGCCCCACAAACCCACACCGTTTGCCTTCCCCATTATGGTTGACCGCCTGCGCGAAAAGCTAACCACCGAACAGTTGAAAGACCGCATAGCCAAAATGACAGTGCGGTATGATGAGTAA
- the idi gene encoding isopentenyl-diphosphate Delta-isomerase has translation MEHVILVDEHDNEVGTMEKMEAHQKGVLHRAFSVLVFNSKGEMLIQKRADCKYHSGGLWTNTCCSHPRPGERIEEAAKRRLQEEMGILANPEKAYSFIYKTQLDGGLTEHELDHVLFAYSDSVPDVNYNEVQDWQFISIAQLKQRIKKNPELFTYWFRLIINHPQINSTVSA, from the coding sequence ATGGAGCACGTTATTCTGGTTGATGAACATGACAACGAAGTGGGAACCATGGAAAAAATGGAAGCGCACCAAAAAGGCGTTTTACACCGGGCTTTTTCCGTGCTGGTGTTCAATTCAAAAGGCGAAATGCTGATTCAGAAACGGGCCGATTGCAAATACCATAGTGGCGGCTTATGGACGAATACCTGTTGCAGCCACCCGCGCCCCGGAGAACGCATTGAAGAAGCCGCCAAACGCAGGTTACAGGAGGAAATGGGCATACTTGCTAATCCTGAAAAAGCGTACTCATTCATTTATAAAACACAACTTGACGGTGGACTTACCGAGCATGAACTGGATCATGTGTTGTTTGCCTATAGCGATAGCGTTCCTGACGTGAATTACAACGAAGTTCAGGATTGGCAATTCATCAGCATTGCGCAGCTAAAGCAGCGCATCAAAAAAAATCCCGAGTTGTTTACGTATTGGTTCCGTCTGATTATAAATCATCCGCAAATAAATTCAACCGTATCGGCTTAG
- a CDS encoding phytoene/squalene synthase family protein yields the protein MKELYDKVSLRCSRLTTRAYSTSFSLGILCLRKELRDPIYAIYGFVRFADEIVDTFHQYNKEDLLTRFKQETYQAIDAGISLNPILNSFQHAVRQYNIDRSSIDLFLRSMEMDLSRKVYDDHGLKEYILGSAEVVGLMCLRVFVNGDDALYEKLKPYAMSLGSAFQKVNFLRDLQADYTNMGRTYFPGVDFKNFNETQKQLIETGIRADFDHALEGIKMLPRSSRFGVYVAYVYYTALFRKIQNTPCEKVLESRIRIRNRYKASLLAYSYVKHQFNLI from the coding sequence ATGAAGGAACTCTACGACAAAGTATCCTTGCGTTGCAGCCGGCTTACCACGCGGGCGTACAGCACCTCGTTTTCGCTGGGTATCCTGTGTCTTCGTAAGGAACTCCGCGACCCGATTTACGCCATCTACGGTTTTGTGCGCTTTGCCGATGAGATTGTGGATACTTTTCACCAGTATAATAAAGAAGATCTGTTAACCCGCTTTAAACAGGAAACCTACCAGGCAATTGATGCCGGGATAAGCCTTAACCCGATTCTGAACAGTTTCCAGCATGCGGTACGGCAATACAACATTGATCGTTCATCCATTGATCTTTTTTTGCGCAGTATGGAAATGGACTTGAGCCGCAAGGTATACGATGATCATGGCCTGAAAGAATACATCCTGGGTTCAGCCGAAGTAGTTGGCCTGATGTGCCTGCGTGTTTTTGTAAACGGTGATGATGCACTGTATGAAAAATTAAAGCCCTATGCCATGAGCCTGGGTTCGGCCTTCCAGAAAGTGAACTTCCTGCGCGACCTGCAGGCCGATTACACAAACATGGGCCGAACGTATTTCCCGGGCGTGGATTTCAAAAATTTTAATGAAACGCAGAAGCAACTAATTGAAACCGGCATCCGGGCCGATTTTGACCATGCGCTTGAAGGAATTAAAATGCTTCCGAGATCATCCCGCTTCGGGGTGTATGTTGCCTATGTGTACTACACGGCACTATTCAGGAAAATACAAAACACCCCGTGTGAAAAAGTGCTGGAGAGCCGCATCCGCATCCGCAACCGGTATAAAGCCAGCCTGCTGGCCTATTCGTATGTAAAACATCAGTTCAACCTTATCTGA
- a CDS encoding Bro-N domain-containing protein: MSKQTDIKIFEDKKVRSLWDNEKEKWYISIVDVIAALTESVDPNAYWRKLKQRLKEEGNETVTNCHGLKMPASDGKMRLTDVADTEQLFRLIQSIPSPKAEPFKLWLAQVASERLDEMQDPELSIDRALEQYMKLGYSESWINQRLKSIEIRKELTDEWKKRGLKEGVQFATLTDIITKAWSDKTTKEYKILKGLKKENLRDNMTNTELILNMLAEASTKDISAATNPKDFEESKKVAKQGGNVAKVARKELEAKTGKKVVTSLNAKTALQLNEGDKKIPKKKKK, from the coding sequence ATGAGCAAACAAACTGATATCAAAATCTTTGAAGACAAAAAAGTGCGTTCTCTTTGGGACAATGAAAAAGAGAAATGGTATATCTCCATTGTTGATGTAATTGCTGCATTAACAGAAAGCGTTGACCCCAATGCATACTGGAGAAAGTTAAAACAACGACTTAAAGAGGAAGGAAATGAAACCGTGACGAATTGTCACGGGTTGAAAATGCCTGCTTCTGATGGTAAAATGCGATTAACCGATGTTGCCGATACCGAACAACTCTTCCGTCTGATTCAATCCATTCCATCGCCCAAAGCAGAACCCTTTAAACTTTGGCTGGCTCAGGTAGCATCCGAAAGATTGGATGAAATGCAAGACCCTGAACTAAGCATTGACAGAGCATTGGAGCAATACATGAAGTTGGGTTATTCTGAAAGCTGGATAAACCAACGCCTTAAAAGCATTGAGATACGGAAAGAATTAACAGACGAATGGAAAAAGAGAGGCTTGAAAGAAGGCGTTCAGTTTGCTACGCTTACCGACATCATCACCAAAGCCTGGAGTGATAAAACCACCAAAGAATACAAAATCCTGAAAGGGCTGAAAAAGGAAAACCTGAGGGATAACATGACCAATACAGAACTTATTCTGAACATGCTGGCAGAAGCATCCACAAAAGACATCTCAGCCGCAACCAACCCCAAAGATTTTGAAGAAAGCAAGAAGGTCGCAAAGCAAGGCGGTAATGTAGCAAAGGTTGCACGCAAGGAACTGGAAGCAAAAACAGGAAAAAAGGTAGTTACCTCGCTGAATGCAAAAACTGCCTTGCAATTGAACGAAGGCGACAAGAAAATTCCGAAAAAGAAAAAGAAGTAA